One genomic region from Mesorhizobium terrae encodes:
- a CDS encoding hydantoinase B/oxoprolinase family protein produces the protein MTHISLDAITLSVIQAGLQQVCDEMDLTFSRAAFSPVIAEANDRSDGIYSAVDGALIAQGSQGLPVFVGVMQYSTRIVIEMIAAGRCLPPEPGDIYIVNDPYLGGTHLMDVRFAMPIYRGGAIFCWLSNTGHWPDIGGAVPGGFSASATAVEQEGLRLPPVKLFKKGVLDPEIYAIICSNIRVADQRIGDIKAQAAALLVGQDRLNEILDRYGDETVSAAVAELRQRAAEQMRANIAAIADGIYRSKAYVDSDGVVDEPLTIALAVEKKGDTLTFDFGGSSKPCAGPMNSVLATTLSSVYLAMRHIFPDVPISAGAFEPLIVKRPEGTFLDASYPRPVSGCAAEVSQRIAEAVFAAMVQALPDKVTAAPAGSSGNFALGGHDPARGRDYVMYQISGGGYGGNARHDGLANGCSTIGISKSPPVEIMEQAFPVLYRHYALREGSGGAGRHRGGFGLAYEVELLRGEARASFVMDHGRFGPQGVLGGRDGAVNTVTVIRDGKEHVPQHLSKEQDIPLKAGDRVRVETPGGGGYGDPRKRDPEAVRHDVAQGYYTASQAKKMFGIEP, from the coding sequence ATGACGCATATCAGCCTCGATGCCATTACACTTTCCGTCATACAGGCGGGTCTGCAGCAGGTCTGCGACGAGATGGACCTGACCTTTTCGCGCGCCGCTTTCTCGCCGGTCATCGCTGAAGCCAACGATCGTTCCGACGGCATCTATTCGGCCGTTGACGGCGCGTTGATCGCGCAAGGCTCGCAAGGCCTGCCGGTCTTCGTCGGCGTCATGCAGTACTCAACCCGGATCGTCATCGAGATGATCGCCGCTGGCCGCTGCCTGCCACCGGAACCGGGCGACATCTACATCGTCAACGATCCTTATCTCGGCGGCACGCATCTCATGGATGTGCGCTTCGCCATGCCCATCTATCGCGGCGGCGCGATCTTCTGCTGGCTCTCCAACACGGGCCATTGGCCGGATATTGGTGGCGCCGTGCCAGGCGGTTTTTCCGCCTCCGCCACCGCCGTCGAACAGGAAGGGCTGCGCCTGCCGCCAGTCAAGCTGTTCAAGAAAGGCGTGCTCGATCCCGAGATTTACGCCATCATCTGTTCCAACATCCGTGTCGCCGACCAGCGCATCGGCGATATCAAAGCGCAGGCCGCCGCCCTGCTTGTCGGGCAGGACAGGCTCAACGAAATCCTAGATCGTTACGGAGACGAAACCGTCTCTGCAGCGGTCGCGGAATTACGCCAGCGCGCCGCCGAGCAGATGCGTGCCAACATAGCGGCCATCGCCGATGGCATCTACCGCTCTAAGGCCTATGTCGATTCCGACGGCGTCGTCGACGAACCGCTGACCATCGCGCTTGCCGTGGAGAAGAAGGGCGACACGCTGACTTTCGATTTCGGAGGTTCATCGAAACCCTGCGCCGGGCCGATGAACAGCGTGCTCGCCACGACGCTGTCGTCGGTCTATCTCGCCATGCGCCATATCTTTCCGGATGTGCCGATCAGCGCCGGCGCTTTCGAGCCGTTGATCGTCAAGCGCCCGGAAGGCACTTTCCTCGATGCCAGCTATCCGCGCCCGGTTTCCGGTTGCGCGGCGGAAGTCTCGCAGCGCATCGCGGAAGCGGTTTTCGCGGCCATGGTGCAGGCACTCCCGGACAAGGTGACGGCGGCGCCTGCTGGGTCGAGCGGCAATTTCGCGCTCGGCGGCCACGATCCGGCTCGCGGCCGCGACTATGTCATGTACCAGATTTCCGGCGGCGGTTATGGCGGCAACGCCCGTCACGACGGGCTTGCCAACGGCTGCTCGACCATTGGCATTTCCAAGTCGCCGCCGGTCGAGATCATGGAACAGGCTTTCCCGGTGCTCTACCGTCACTACGCGTTGCGTGAAGGCTCCGGCGGCGCGGGGCGCCATCGTGGCGGCTTCGGGCTGGCCTATGAGGTCGAGTTGCTGCGTGGCGAGGCGCGTGCCTCTTTCGTCATGGATCACGGCCGCTTTGGTCCGCAAGGCGTGCTGGGCGGTCGCGACGGCGCCGTCAACACGGTGACGGTGATCCGCGATGGCAAGGAGCATGTGCCGCAGCATCTTTCCAAGGAACAGGACATCCCGCTGAAGGCGGGCGACCGCGTTCGCGTCGAGACACCCGGCGGCGGCGGTTATGGCGATCCGCGCAAGCGCGATCCCGAAGCGGTCCGCCACGATGTGGCGCAGGGCTACTACACGGCAAGCCAGGCGAAGAAGATGTTCGGCATCGAGCCGTAG
- a CDS encoding hydantoinase/oxoprolinase family protein, giving the protein MNEKVPAQSDNVVAGIDVGGTFTDLILIDGRDGGKVRIAKTPTTLDNQAFGVVSALGATGVSPADIDLIVHGTTTTTNAVLERRLARTGMITTAGFRDIIELGRRTRPQAYGMTGTFEPVIPRLLRLEIDERVEASGRVRVPLDEEGVRHAVRWLLAAGCESLVIHFLHSYANPLHERRAAEIAAELWPNGHITVGHTLLSEAREFERGVTASVNAAVQPILERYVARLRDELAGQGYKRDFLIMNGNGGMISARFVAHEAAKTVMSGPASGVIAAAYTGRRADHRNLVTYDMGGTSTDVALIRDAEPAVSNEIELEYAMPIHVPMVAVHTVGAGGGSIARVDAAGLIRVGPESAGASPGPICYGRGGKLPTITDANLVLGRLAPKKLLAVDNPVSVESVTRIFEDKIGLFTGLSGVEAAGAVLRLANIKMAGAIRMVSVGRGHDPRDFTLFAFGGAGPLHASALARELGLPRVLVPARPGITNALGCVVADMRHDFVNTLNQPVASIDEKRVEQILEAHRAEGESLIAKEAVKPQAVRVSHSADMQFVGQTHLINVPLPSARVDRATLQGLFEKAYFVRFKVELPEIRANLVNLNTSVTGVRPQIDLSTLIDPAGRASKLAEARAEVRLVWYDGVWRDTPVYAREKLPLEAEIEGPAIIEQMDATTVLEPGDRATSDADGNLIVEVGSR; this is encoded by the coding sequence ATGAATGAGAAAGTTCCGGCGCAATCGGACAATGTCGTCGCCGGCATCGACGTTGGCGGCACATTTACCGACCTGATCCTGATCGATGGCCGCGATGGCGGCAAGGTCCGCATCGCCAAGACGCCGACCACGCTCGACAATCAGGCCTTCGGCGTCGTCTCGGCGCTCGGCGCCACCGGCGTCAGCCCCGCCGACATTGACCTGATCGTCCACGGCACCACCACCACTACCAACGCCGTGCTGGAGCGCAGGCTGGCCCGGACCGGCATGATCACAACGGCTGGTTTCCGCGACATCATCGAACTCGGCCGGCGCACCCGGCCGCAGGCCTATGGTATGACCGGTACCTTCGAGCCGGTTATCCCGCGTCTCTTGCGTCTCGAAATCGACGAGCGCGTGGAAGCGTCGGGCCGGGTGCGTGTCCCGCTTGACGAGGAGGGTGTGCGGCATGCGGTACGTTGGTTGCTGGCGGCAGGCTGTGAATCGCTCGTCATCCATTTCCTGCATTCCTATGCCAACCCGCTGCACGAGCGCCGCGCCGCCGAGATCGCCGCCGAGCTCTGGCCGAACGGCCATATCACCGTCGGTCACACGCTTTTGTCCGAAGCGCGCGAATTCGAGCGCGGCGTGACGGCCTCCGTCAACGCCGCCGTGCAGCCGATCCTTGAGCGTTATGTCGCCCGGCTGCGCGATGAACTCGCCGGCCAGGGCTATAAGCGCGACTTCCTCATCATGAACGGCAATGGCGGCATGATCTCGGCGCGTTTCGTCGCCCACGAAGCCGCCAAGACGGTGATGTCTGGTCCGGCCTCCGGTGTGATCGCCGCCGCCTATACCGGTCGCCGTGCCGACCACCGTAACCTTGTCACCTATGACATGGGCGGCACCTCCACCGATGTGGCGCTGATCCGCGATGCCGAACCGGCTGTCTCCAACGAGATCGAGCTGGAATACGCCATGCCGATCCACGTGCCGATGGTGGCTGTGCACACGGTCGGCGCCGGCGGCGGCTCGATCGCGCGTGTCGACGCGGCCGGCCTGATCCGCGTCGGGCCGGAAAGCGCCGGTGCCAGTCCCGGCCCGATCTGCTACGGGCGCGGAGGCAAGCTGCCAACCATCACCGATGCCAATCTGGTGCTCGGTCGCCTGGCGCCGAAAAAACTGCTCGCCGTCGACAATCCTGTCAGCGTCGAAAGCGTGACCCGGATATTCGAGGACAAGATCGGCCTGTTCACCGGCCTCTCCGGCGTCGAGGCGGCCGGCGCGGTGCTGAGGCTGGCCAATATCAAGATGGCAGGCGCCATCCGTATGGTGTCGGTTGGCCGCGGCCACGACCCGCGCGACTTCACGCTGTTCGCCTTCGGCGGGGCCGGTCCGTTGCACGCCAGCGCGCTGGCGCGCGAGCTTGGCCTGCCGCGCGTGCTGGTGCCAGCACGGCCGGGCATCACCAATGCGCTAGGCTGCGTCGTCGCCGATATGAGGCACGACTTCGTCAACACGCTGAACCAGCCCGTCGCCAGCATCGACGAAAAGCGCGTGGAACAGATCCTCGAGGCGCATCGCGCCGAGGGTGAAAGCCTGATCGCCAAGGAAGCGGTGAAGCCACAGGCGGTCCGCGTCAGCCATTCCGCTGACATGCAGTTCGTCGGCCAGACCCACCTGATCAATGTGCCGCTGCCATCGGCGCGGGTCGACCGCGCCACCCTGCAGGGGCTTTTCGAAAAGGCCTATTTTGTCCGCTTCAAGGTCGAGCTGCCGGAAATCCGCGCCAATCTCGTCAATCTGAACACCTCGGTTACCGGTGTGCGGCCGCAGATCGATCTGTCGACGCTGATCGACCCCGCTGGCCGCGCCAGCAAGCTGGCCGAGGCCCGCGCCGAGGTTCGCCTGGTCTGGTATGACGGCGTCTGGCGCGACACGCCGGTTTATGCCCGCGAAAAACTGCCACTCGAGGCGGAGATCGAGGGCCCGGCGATCATCGAGCAGATGGATGCCACCACCGTGCTCGAGCCGGGCGACAGGGCAACCAGCGATGCCGACGGCAATCTGATCGTCGAGGTGGGCAGCCGATGA